In Chaetodon trifascialis isolate fChaTrf1 chromosome 6, fChaTrf1.hap1, whole genome shotgun sequence, one DNA window encodes the following:
- the gas1a gene encoding growth arrest-specific protein 1a, with product MAGSGASAPSVCRSVLPLGCVLLFFGYLSVASPSHGRRLICWQAIMNCQAEPDCNYAYEHYTRACGPVLTGERKKCPSHCISSLVQLNLTKNGPALEDCSCAHDPLCTSTKRAIEPCLPRTTSTGCTEARRQCERDQQCSSAMHDYLNHCGKLFSGAICTNACRNVIANMRKIPKGQQLDTCMCDGTERAICEFVKSSMKALCFDSPVTEEGSGVDDDLDAEDDDSADPDCTGEPESGAFLSPAPGVLTLLASILAVLLLT from the coding sequence ATGGCAGGCTCTGGCGCATCGGCTCCGAGCGTCTGTAGATCTGTTTTGCCTCTTGGTTgcgtgcttttgttttttggctaCTTATCCGTGGCCTCGCCGTCTCATGGTCGGCGGCTCATTTGCTGGCAAGCCATCATGAACTGCCAAGCCGAGCCCGATTGCAATTACGCATACGAACACTATACGCGCGCATGCGGCCCCGTGCTGACCGGGGAGAGGAAGAAGTGTCCCAGCCACTGCATCTCCTCGCTCGTCCAGCTCAATCTCACCAAAAACGGGCCAGCCCTGGAGGACTGCAGCTGCGCGCACGATCCGCTGTGCACTAGCACCAAACGGGCCATCGAGCCCTGCCTGCCCAGGACTACGAGCACCGGCTGCACCGAAGCTCGGCGCCAATGCGAGAGGGACCAGCAGTGCAGCTCCGCCATGCACGATTATTTGAACCACTGCGGGAAACTTTTCAGCGGGGCGATCTGCACGAACGCCTGCCGGAATGTGATCGCGAACATGCGTAAAATCCCCAAGGGTCAGCAGCTGGACACTTGCATGTGCGACGGGACGGAGAGGGCCATCTGTGAGTTTGTCAAGAGCAGCATGAAGGCGCTGTGCTTCGACTCCCCCGTGACGGAGGAAGGCAGCGGGGTCGACGACGACCTAGATGCAGAAGATGACGACTCCGCGGATCCGGACTGTACAGGGGAGCCGGAGAGCGGAGCCTTTCTCTCACCAGCCCCCGGTGTTTTGACCCTGTTGGCATCCATTTTGGCTGTATTGCTCCTCACATAA